The segment CGGATATCCCGATACAAGGAGTGGAGCACGGGAAGTATGTGGCTCCAATGGTACAGATCCTACCCCCACAACCACGAGACCAAACATCTGTGGTCAAGGAATTCGTATGTGTATCTTGGCATTATTCTCTCACAATCTCAAACGGGTCACAGAACATTTTCGAAATTGGACGCAAAATGATGATCTATGCAGAATTCATGGCTTGGGTTTCGGGAAGTGAAGTTTTGATTGGCGGGGATTTTAACCTTGAAGAAAGGGATCTCCAGATACTGATCACAGAACACAATCAGAGGATACAACAGCACGTGGATGATCTTAAGCCGTTCTTTGAAAGCGAGTACGGTCTGATGCCATGCATGACAGAAGCCTCACAGCGGCCCACGAGACGTCAGCGCCAACTCAAACTTCACAAATGTAAGAAATCAAGGGCTGAAAATTTCTTCATTGCATCCAAAGAAATGCAGCTTTGTCGCACGAGGAATGTCCAAC is part of the Ostrea edulis chromosome 2, xbOstEdul1.1, whole genome shotgun sequence genome and harbors:
- the LOC130051868 gene encoding uncharacterized protein LOC130051868 isoform X2, encoding MGHDTDFLSIVNMNAAGRKGGKFMDFRKFSLHSIVENEKPNLLFLPGDNPDPDTLAKMEYETLALDQAEQDTVMLYDVNRLRLSTKSKLPDIPIQGVEHGKYVAPMVQILPPQPRDQTSVVKEFVCVSWHYSLTISNGSQNIFEIGRKMMIYAEFMAWVSGSEVLIGGDFNLEERDLQILITEHNQRIQQHVDDLKPFFESEYGLMPCMTEASQRPTRRQRQLKLHKCKKSRAENFFIASKEMQLCRTRNVQLDRLTYGATDLKLKVATKSPEFYPDPTYTQQEYHRGRPKTCTADRVRYSEYCPAPSFTEMYIPSRPPKHHGG